One part of the Clostridium thermosuccinogenes genome encodes these proteins:
- a CDS encoding recombinase, translating to MRVELKGKVGEMMSHIPFGYNIQNGRAVVNEEEAVKIEKLFEAYLSGLSLTEAAQKAGIKRYHTSIARMLSDKRYVEDKFYHQIISKDTFEKAQLERSRRAEVLGRIFEYKGNEKKCLNFKFHASMPDNLYDDPFQQAEYAYSLIKSEVILDDNQECYGNSCP from the coding sequence ATGCGGGTTGAACTTAAGGGAAAGGTTGGTGAAATGATGAGCCATATACCTTTTGGATATAACATTCAAAACGGCAGGGCTGTCGTTAATGAAGAGGAAGCAGTTAAGATTGAAAAACTATTTGAGGCTTACCTTTCCGGGCTTTCTTTAACCGAAGCAGCCCAAAAAGCGGGCATTAAGCGCTACCACACATCTATTGCAAGAATGCTTTCAGATAAACGGTATGTTGAGGACAAATTCTATCATCAAATTATCAGCAAGGACACATTCGAAAAAGCACAACTGGAAAGAAGCAGGCGAGCTGAGGTGCTTGGCAGGATTTTTGAATATAAAGGAAATGAAAAGAAATGCCTGAATTTCAAGTTTCATGCTTCAATGCCAGATAATCTATACGATGATCCATTTCAGCAGGCAGAGTATGCTTATAGTCTTATTAAAAGCGAGGTGATTTTAGATGACAACCAGGAATGTTACGGTAATTCCTGCCCGTAA
- a CDS encoding N-acetylmuramoyl-L-alanine amidase: MKLFTKYMTRNDCYTAGRKITPKGIMVHSTAVPGVMAAEWFSRWNKSYKAGEINRQVCVHAFVDDKEVWQYLPWDHRGWHAGGAANNTHIGFEICEPAGFSYKSGSVMVGYDAAKQEDYFRKAWQNAVELCVMLCKKYGLNENDIICHSEGYKLGIASNHADVMHWFPKHGENMDTFRKAVKKALENSTDINTDIGIGDMVEFKVSVKNYYPGSVEVPTWVKNDYYHRVTQTLYKGKPVIKGGKECVLLGKKVKKSGGQEIAGINTWVAKENLVIVNSIPDNKGNRTYTVQKGDTLWRIAEKELGRGTRYPEIKKLNGLTSDTIYPGQVLKLPE; encoded by the coding sequence ATGAAGCTTTTTACTAAATACATGACGCGAAACGATTGCTATACAGCTGGTCGAAAAATCACGCCTAAAGGAATCATGGTACATTCGACGGCTGTGCCGGGTGTAATGGCGGCTGAGTGGTTTTCCCGTTGGAACAAATCTTACAAGGCCGGCGAAATAAATAGGCAGGTATGTGTTCACGCTTTTGTAGACGATAAAGAGGTTTGGCAATACCTGCCTTGGGATCATCGCGGGTGGCATGCGGGAGGAGCAGCCAACAATACCCATATTGGCTTTGAAATCTGTGAGCCTGCTGGGTTTTCGTATAAATCCGGGTCGGTAATGGTGGGTTATGATGCAGCAAAGCAGGAAGATTATTTCCGTAAAGCGTGGCAGAATGCTGTTGAACTCTGCGTTATGCTCTGCAAGAAGTACGGTCTTAATGAGAATGACATCATCTGCCACTCCGAAGGATATAAGCTCGGTATTGCCAGCAACCATGCTGATGTGATGCACTGGTTTCCCAAGCATGGGGAGAATATGGACACTTTCCGTAAAGCAGTAAAAAAAGCGCTGGAGAACAGTACAGATATCAATACTGATATTGGAATTGGAGATATGGTGGAGTTTAAGGTCAGTGTAAAGAATTACTACCCCGGCAGTGTGGAAGTTCCAACGTGGGTCAAAAATGACTATTACCACAGGGTCACACAGACTTTATACAAAGGCAAGCCGGTCATAAAAGGCGGCAAAGAATGTGTATTGCTTGGCAAAAAGGTTAAGAAATCCGGCGGTCAAGAAATCGCAGGCATAAACACTTGGGTAGCAAAAGAAAACCTTGTAATTGTAAACAGCATTCCTGATAACAAGGGCAATAGAACCTATACAGTGCAAAAAGGCGATACCTTATGGAGAATAGCGGAAAAAGAACTCGGTAGAGGAACAAGATATCCAGAGATTAAGAAACTCAATGGCCTGACTTCAGATACTATTTACCCCGGACAAGTTCTGAAATTACCGGAATAA
- a CDS encoding glycosyl hydrolase family 18 protein: MRDFLKGKRCMVWSFMGNARMYEALRDYGDRFDTVGIFTFEVDATGTITETGTSISSMLPYIQKWPHIKWLLTIMNHGIANIFTALRNNQNGAKDKFLTEIIRIMNKYPWCAGVDIDLERGGGYENKDAANALFRDIYNTVKSYDATKFVNICLPGMTGVQGSVGGENWCVYADLNDYCDTAAIMSYGMAWAGSAPGPVSPRDWLEGIYDYAVSVMSPDKIFMGLPAYGWNWRIHDTPENLGITYRGVSNTYYAAKYWMTGVYNFTGDAPPQPFIPIVAYWDDYNKVPWALPHVYDYMEGWDAVSWEYPLLKGVYNRRRYLTSYGKEQKAEFGTIYIDRNGVPDEYEGNVIITDEMASLGDDQASAEYRFEIREAGYYDIAVQLCFPYWDKNAIIVSLDGESKTFSENRLWWPYWRRVCWLTLAKGVFLQEGTHAVSISGGVPGVQFYGFRVCSGFSEHPFVGEACFMLSPRQFKDVNGVMVEPDRGFKLTFEVLRRKPDSALIWYEDFRDRNILPENYWTVLDGEWDVWQDPDSTESRPYSQLEGYGKLAWKYDGFSDIHIRARLAFPQNSSGRAGVFLGDIFCCLNYDTQRVELYQGNSLLGSYSTSFLKTADADLRANPNMYTIEMRKRGNKVRVYSGAASTLRFTVNVIGGNGYAGYCSDNRTVCELLRLGDAWVYEPYECFDVELPDGTITGFGRLARTGVTWDDEFQVFSVNSDVEESVTRSEDISMDYDFFHSQLLTLSCGNDYEVKIIPKDINIWISRLFLGDADGFSILYYQDVDSLVYWANEAAYRWKLRGIAIWSLGQEDMRLWEALPKQM, from the coding sequence GTGAGGGATTTTTTAAAAGGTAAGCGGTGCATGGTGTGGAGTTTTATGGGAAATGCCCGAATGTATGAAGCACTTAGAGACTATGGTGACCGCTTTGATACGGTAGGCATTTTTACTTTTGAGGTTGACGCAACAGGCACAATTACTGAAACCGGTACCAGCATCAGCAGCATGCTTCCGTATATTCAGAAATGGCCTCATATTAAGTGGCTGCTCACTATTATGAATCATGGAATAGCCAATATTTTTACTGCACTTCGCAACAACCAAAACGGTGCAAAGGATAAGTTTCTCACTGAAATCATCCGAATCATGAACAAGTATCCATGGTGCGCTGGGGTAGATATTGACCTTGAGCGCGGTGGAGGTTATGAAAACAAGGATGCGGCGAATGCTTTATTTAGGGATATATACAATACTGTTAAGTCTTATGATGCAACAAAGTTTGTCAACATCTGCCTGCCGGGTATGACCGGCGTTCAAGGCTCGGTGGGCGGTGAAAACTGGTGTGTTTATGCCGATCTTAACGACTATTGCGATACCGCCGCCATCATGAGCTATGGCATGGCATGGGCGGGCTCTGCTCCCGGCCCGGTATCTCCTCGGGACTGGCTTGAGGGCATATATGATTATGCTGTTTCCGTTATGTCACCGGACAAGATATTCATGGGTCTGCCTGCCTATGGCTGGAACTGGAGGATCCATGATACCCCTGAAAACCTTGGAATAACTTATCGTGGAGTGTCCAACACCTACTATGCGGCTAAATACTGGATGACTGGGGTTTACAATTTCACAGGCGATGCACCGCCCCAGCCGTTTATTCCAATTGTGGCTTACTGGGATGACTATAACAAAGTACCTTGGGCTCTTCCTCATGTATATGATTATATGGAAGGATGGGATGCTGTATCCTGGGAATATCCGCTGCTAAAAGGGGTTTATAACAGGCGAAGATATTTGACAAGCTATGGCAAGGAGCAGAAAGCGGAGTTCGGAACCATTTATATTGACAGGAACGGAGTTCCGGATGAATACGAAGGAAATGTCATTATTACTGATGAGATGGCCTCGCTTGGAGATGACCAGGCGTCAGCAGAGTACCGTTTTGAGATAAGAGAAGCGGGATATTACGATATTGCAGTACAGCTTTGCTTTCCTTACTGGGACAAAAATGCGATTATCGTTTCCCTTGATGGTGAATCAAAGACTTTCAGCGAGAACCGTTTATGGTGGCCATACTGGAGAAGAGTTTGCTGGTTGACACTTGCAAAAGGTGTATTTCTCCAAGAGGGAACGCATGCTGTCAGCATAAGCGGTGGTGTGCCGGGAGTCCAGTTTTACGGTTTTAGGGTTTGCAGCGGATTTTCGGAGCATCCCTTTGTCGGTGAAGCCTGTTTTATGCTCTCACCCCGGCAGTTCAAGGATGTAAATGGTGTGATGGTCGAGCCGGATCGAGGTTTTAAACTGACCTTTGAAGTGTTGCGAAGAAAACCCGACTCGGCGCTTATTTGGTATGAAGATTTTCGGGACAGGAACATCCTGCCTGAAAACTACTGGACTGTGTTGGATGGCGAATGGGATGTTTGGCAGGACCCAGACAGCACAGAAAGCCGTCCATATTCCCAGCTTGAGGGATATGGCAAACTTGCATGGAAATACGACGGGTTCTCCGACATCCATATCCGGGCAAGGCTGGCCTTCCCTCAAAATAGCAGTGGACGGGCTGGGGTGTTCCTTGGAGATATTTTCTGCTGCTTAAATTATGATACGCAAAGAGTCGAGCTTTATCAAGGTAATTCCTTGCTTGGTAGCTATTCCACCAGTTTCTTAAAAACTGCAGATGCCGATCTTCGTGCTAATCCGAATATGTATACTATAGAGATGCGAAAACGCGGCAATAAGGTAAGAGTATATTCTGGTGCAGCTTCAACCCTGCGTTTCACAGTGAATGTAATCGGTGGTAATGGTTATGCAGGGTACTGCTCGGACAACCGGACGGTATGCGAGCTGCTGCGGCTGGGTGATGCGTGGGTATATGAACCATACGAGTGTTTTGATGTGGAACTTCCGGATGGAACTATAACCGGCTTTGGCAGGCTTGCTCGCACTGGTGTCACGTGGGATGATGAATTTCAGGTGTTTTCAGTAAATAGCGATGTGGAGGAATCAGTAACTCGCAGTGAGGACATTTCGATGGACTATGACTTTTTCCACTCACAACTTTTGACGCTTTCCTGCGGTAATGACTATGAAGTAAAAATTATACCAAAAGACATCAATATCTGGATATCCCGTCTCTTCCTCGGAGATGCAGATGGTTTTTCTATTCTGTATTATCAGGATGTGGATAGCCTTGTTTACTGGGCAAATGAAGCGGCTTATCGGTGGAAACTGCGAGGTATAGCCATCTGGTCGCTTGGACAGGAGGATATGCGGCTGTGGGAGGCGCTTCCGAAGCAAATGTAG
- a CDS encoding recombinase family protein codes for MRKVTRIDGNNALQAFKPKVRVAAYCRVSTDSDEQMASLEAQKDHYESYIKANPDWEFAGIYYDEGISGTKKENRTGLLRLLADCENKKIDFIITKSVSRFARNTTDCIEMVRKLTDLGVFIYFEKENINTQRMEGELVLTILSSLAENESLSIAENSKWSIRRRFQNGTYKISYPPYGYDYVDGKLFINKEQAEIVKRIFSEALDGKGTQKIADGLNLDKIPTKRGSHWTATTIRGILSNEKYTGDVLLQKTYTDENFKRHYNRGEKDQYMIKDHHEAIISHEEFEAAQEILKQRGKEKGVIKGSSKYQKRYPFSGKIKCAECGSSFKRRIHGSGDRKYIAWCCTKHIKDASSCSMKFVREDAIHQAFVVMINKLIFGHKFILRPLLQSLKKTNYSDNITKIQEMETKIKENTERVQMIMGLMAKGYLEPALFNTQKNELLKEAAILKEQKEAIKRAIDGSMTALVEVEKLLNFATKAEKQIDAFDSDIFEDFTREIIVFSQEEIGFKMKCGLNLRERLVK; via the coding sequence GTGAGAAAGGTAACAAGGATTGATGGAAACAATGCTCTCCAAGCTTTCAAGCCAAAGGTGAGGGTAGCGGCTTATTGCAGGGTTTCAACAGACAGTGATGAACAAATGGCAAGCCTGGAAGCGCAAAAGGACCATTATGAATCCTATATAAAAGCAAATCCTGATTGGGAATTTGCAGGGATTTATTATGATGAAGGCATTTCAGGCACAAAAAAGGAAAACCGAACTGGACTTTTAAGGCTGCTTGCAGATTGTGAAAACAAGAAAATTGACTTTATTATAACCAAGTCAGTCAGCAGATTTGCCAGAAATACAACCGACTGCATTGAGATGGTGCGAAAACTTACTGATCTCGGTGTTTTCATCTATTTCGAGAAAGAGAATATAAACACGCAGCGCATGGAAGGCGAATTGGTGCTGACAATTTTGAGCAGTCTTGCAGAAAACGAATCCTTATCCATTGCTGAAAATAGTAAGTGGTCTATCAGACGTAGGTTCCAAAACGGAACATACAAAATTTCGTATCCTCCCTATGGTTACGATTATGTGGATGGAAAGCTATTTATCAATAAAGAACAGGCTGAAATCGTAAAGCGGATTTTTTCCGAGGCTTTGGACGGTAAAGGCACACAGAAAATTGCAGATGGGTTAAATTTGGATAAAATCCCAACAAAGAGAGGTTCGCATTGGACAGCGACCACTATCCGCGGTATTCTTAGCAATGAAAAATATACCGGGGATGTCCTTCTGCAAAAGACCTATACAGATGAGAATTTTAAGCGGCATTATAATCGTGGGGAAAAAGATCAATACATGATAAAAGATCATCATGAAGCTATTATATCCCATGAGGAGTTTGAAGCCGCCCAAGAGATATTAAAGCAAAGAGGAAAAGAAAAAGGTGTAATTAAGGGAAGCAGCAAGTATCAAAAACGCTACCCTTTCTCTGGTAAAATCAAATGCGCAGAATGTGGCAGCAGTTTCAAGCGTCGAATTCATGGAAGCGGTGACCGTAAATATATTGCATGGTGCTGCACAAAGCACATAAAGGACGCATCAAGCTGTTCCATGAAGTTTGTCAGAGAGGATGCGATCCATCAGGCCTTCGTTGTTATGATCAATAAGCTTATTTTCGGTCATAAGTTCATTCTAAGGCCATTGTTGCAAAGCTTAAAGAAGACAAATTACTCAGATAACATAACAAAGATTCAGGAGATGGAAACAAAAATCAAAGAAAATACAGAGCGAGTTCAGATGATTATGGGACTTATGGCCAAAGGATACCTGGAACCCGCTCTTTTTAATACACAGAAAAATGAGCTGCTCAAAGAAGCAGCCATATTAAAAGAACAAAAAGAAGCCATAAAACGCGCAATCGATGGGAGCATGACTGCTCTTGTTGAGGTTGAGAAGCTTCTTAACTTTGCAACGAAAGCTGAAAAGCAGATTGATGCATTTGATAGCGATATATTTGAGGATTTTACCCGCGAAATCATTGTGTTTTCACAGGAGGAAATAGGTTTCAAAATGAAATGCGGGTTGAACTTAAGGGAAAGGTTGGTGAAATGA
- a CDS encoding SHOCT domain-containing protein, with product MIEAANHLPYNPQETNYTKITQEEFQREVDYWRAYKILQRMLKAGLISEEEFNKIDKLNRKTFSPMYAQLMA from the coding sequence ATGATAGAGGCGGCTAATCATTTACCATATAACCCGCAGGAAACGAACTATACAAAGATAACACAGGAGGAATTTCAAAGAGAGGTTGATTACTGGCGGGCATACAAAATTCTGCAGAGGATGCTTAAGGCGGGACTGATTTCAGAAGAAGAATTCAACAAAATCGACAAGTTGAACCGCAAAACTTTCTCGCCGATGTATGCACAGCTTATGGCCTAA
- a CDS encoding recombinase family protein produces MTTRNVTVIPARKRIGNSAKAEELPKLRVAAYCRVSTDSEEQATSYEAQIEHYTNYIKSNPEWELAGIFADEGITGTNTKKREEFNRMIEECMQGKIDMIITKSISRFARNTLDCLKYIRQLKEKNIPVYFEKENINTLDSKGEILLTIMASLAQQESQSLSQNVKLGIQYRYQQGKIHINHNRFLGYTKDKDGNLVIVPEEAEIVKRIYREYLEGSSMLQIARGLEADGILTGAGNPRWHTSTINKILRNEKYIGDALLQKTYTVDFLSKKRVPNNGIVPQYYVENSHEPIIPREIFMQVQEQLVKRRCVHISKNGKKRNYSNKHPLSQMVFCGNCHEIFRRVHWNNRGKKSIVWRCVSRLENTGLFCTASTILEDTLKEKIVEAINVAVSGKNSFLAILKKNIETVLSVDLDETTADIDKRLEELQTELIQKANLKEEYDNIVNEIYRLRDLRQETLSRNALRQDKRDRIAEMTDFLNTQTGDITEFDDKLVRKLVEKATVYDDRILVEFKSGLEIEVNL; encoded by the coding sequence ATGACAACCAGGAATGTTACGGTAATTCCTGCCCGTAAGCGAATCGGGAATAGTGCAAAGGCCGAGGAATTGCCTAAGCTTCGGGTAGCAGCTTACTGCCGTGTTTCTACGGACAGCGAGGAGCAGGCAACCAGTTATGAAGCACAGATTGAGCACTACACAAATTACATCAAAAGCAATCCCGAATGGGAGTTAGCCGGTATATTTGCAGATGAAGGTATTACTGGAACTAATACTAAAAAGCGTGAAGAGTTTAACCGGATGATAGAAGAATGCATGCAGGGCAAAATTGATATGATAATTACAAAATCTATCAGCCGGTTTGCAAGAAATACGCTGGACTGCCTAAAGTACATAAGGCAGCTTAAAGAAAAAAATATTCCGGTTTACTTTGAAAAGGAAAATATAAACACATTGGATTCCAAAGGAGAAATCCTGTTGACCATTATGGCATCTTTGGCACAGCAAGAAAGCCAATCGTTAAGCCAGAATGTAAAACTGGGTATTCAGTACCGATATCAGCAAGGAAAAATCCATATCAATCACAACCGGTTTCTTGGCTATACAAAGGATAAGGATGGCAATTTAGTTATCGTACCTGAAGAGGCTGAGATCGTCAAACGCATTTACAGAGAATATCTTGAAGGTTCCAGTATGCTACAGATAGCTAGGGGTTTGGAGGCTGACGGAATTCTGACGGGTGCAGGCAATCCCAGATGGCATACCAGTACCATCAATAAGATTTTGAGGAATGAAAAGTATATCGGTGATGCACTGCTGCAGAAAACCTATACGGTAGATTTTTTATCAAAGAAAAGGGTACCTAATAATGGTATAGTTCCACAATACTATGTAGAAAACAGCCATGAGCCTATAATCCCGCGTGAAATTTTTATGCAGGTTCAGGAACAGCTTGTCAAAAGAAGATGTGTGCATATAAGTAAGAATGGAAAGAAAAGAAACTATAGCAACAAGCATCCTTTATCACAGATGGTTTTCTGCGGCAACTGTCATGAAATATTCCGCAGGGTTCATTGGAATAACCGAGGAAAGAAATCAATCGTATGGAGATGCGTCAGCAGATTGGAAAACACCGGTTTATTTTGTACCGCTTCCACTATACTTGAAGATACGCTTAAAGAGAAAATTGTAGAAGCCATCAATGTAGCGGTCAGCGGAAAAAACTCTTTTTTGGCCATACTGAAGAAGAATATTGAAACCGTATTAAGCGTGGATTTGGATGAGACTACAGCAGACATTGATAAAAGGCTAGAAGAACTCCAAACCGAGTTGATCCAAAAAGCAAATTTAAAGGAAGAATACGATAATATTGTAAATGAAATTTATAGGTTGCGAGATTTAAGGCAAGAAACACTTTCAAGAAACGCTCTTCGCCAAGATAAGAGGGATCGGATTGCTGAGATGACGGACTTCCTTAACACGCAAACTGGTGATATTACGGAGTTCGATGATAAACTGGTCAGAAAACTGGTTGAAAAAGCAACGGTATATGATGACAGGATATTGGTTGAATTTAAGTCTGGGTTAGAAATAGAAGTGAATCTATAG
- a CDS encoding phage holin family protein — MKTVWNWVQAVFTAIGGFLGWFLGGLDGFLYALIAFVAIDYVTGVMCAIVDRKLSSEVGAKGIFKKVLIFVLVGVGHIIDSQVLGNGGAIRTAVIFFYLSNEGISILENAAHIGLPIPEKLKNALEQLHGHSNEEDKKK; from the coding sequence ATGAAAACGGTATGGAACTGGGTACAGGCGGTTTTTACTGCTATTGGTGGATTTCTTGGCTGGTTTCTTGGAGGGCTGGATGGATTTTTATATGCGCTCATCGCTTTTGTGGCCATTGACTATGTGACCGGCGTGATGTGTGCCATTGTAGACAGAAAGCTTTCGAGTGAAGTCGGAGCCAAGGGCATCTTTAAGAAGGTACTTATTTTTGTACTTGTGGGTGTGGGACACATAATCGACAGCCAGGTGCTCGGCAACGGCGGGGCAATCCGGACAGCGGTGATTTTCTTTTACCTGAGTAACGAGGGAATTTCAATTCTTGAGAATGCAGCACATATAGGACTGCCCATTCCTGAAAAGCTGAAGAACGCATTGGAACAACTGCATGGCCACTCAAATGAGGAGGATAAAAAGAAATGA